From one Branchiostoma floridae strain S238N-H82 chromosome 3, Bfl_VNyyK, whole genome shotgun sequence genomic stretch:
- the LOC118411890 gene encoding fucolectin-1-like, whose product MPVLLPAAGANVAVGKPADQTSTYPGGEPGRAVDGNTDGDYSAGSCAASPYQGQANVSWWVDLGEPYMIDRVVIFNRQDEFPERLNPFNIHIGDLNPFNIHIGDSGDVISNPRCGGDHHIDVTQPSISVSCPGMRGRYVVVRLPGPSRVLNICEVQVFPAIPRRVGLWPLNAEHLANDTSGGGNHGVAVGTTLAEGPDGEAQSAFTFAGNHQSYIEIANNGELDVKRSFTILLFAYHLGGQPMLDYRGPGAGTLFWIWPDRQLYIEYVT is encoded by the exons atgCCAGTCCTTCTGCCTGCTGCAGGTGCTAACGTCGCCGTTGGGAAGCCCGCGGATCAGACCAGCACGTACCCGGGCGgggagcccggccgggccgtGGACGGGAACACGGACGGAGACTACTCCGCCGGCTCCTGCGCTGCCAGTCCGTACCAGGGGCAGGCTAACGTCAGCTGGTGGGTGGATCTGGGGGAACCCTACATGATTGACAG GGTGGTCATCTTCAACCGTCAGGATGAATTTCCGGAacgactcaaccccttcaacatccacatcggcgatctcaaccccttcaacatccacatcggcgATTCCGGCGACGTCATCTCAAACCCCAGGTGTGGAGGTGACCATCACATCGACGTGACccagccgtccatttccgtctcctgtcCGGGGATGCGGGGACGCTATGTGGTCGTCCGTCTGCCCGGGCCCTCTCGAGTACTGAACATCTGTGAGGTCCAAGTATTTCCGG CTATTCCTAGAAGAGTCGGTCTCTGGCCGTTAAATGCAGAGCATCTTGCCAATGACACCAGTGGAGGAGGCAACCACGGCGTGGCTGTAGGAACAACTTTGGCAGAGGGACCTGATGGTGAAGCTCAATCAGCATTCACCTTTGCTGGAAATCATCAATCCTACATAG aaattgccAACAACGGAGAGCTGGATGTGAAAAGATCCTTCACCATTCTGTTGTTCGCCTACCACCTTGGAGGTCAACCAATGTTGGACTATAGAGGCCCTGGCGCAGGGACACTTTTTTGGATCTGGCCGGACCGCCAACTGTACATCGAGTATGTAACATGA